From the Psychrobacter sp. P11F6 genome, the window TAGCGTCGACGTAATAATAGCTGCGAAATAATCACCAATATCAGCGAGGCAACCAGTAAAATTGTCCCAATGGCATTGACCTCTGGTTTGAGTCCTACTCGTACCATTGAATAAATCCGCAGCGGTAAAATCTCATAACTGGGCCCAGTGACAAAGGTAGAAACCACCACATCATCGAGTGATAAGGTAAATGCCAGTAGCCAACCTGCCATCACTGCGGGCAGAATGACAGGGATGAGCACGGTACGCACCATTGTTGATTCATTGGCGCCCAAGTCGCGTGCGGCTTCCATCAAGCGTTCATCTAGACTGCTCAATCGTGCAAACACCGTGATGACTACAAACGGTAAGCAAAAAGTAATGTGCGCCAATAGCAGCGAGACGAACCCTAATTGCAACCCTATTAATAAGAACAATGCCAATAATGAAATAGCGAGTACAATTTCAGGCGACATCATTAATACAAATAACAACCCATTTAATAAGCCTTTACCGCGAAAGTTATATCGATGTAGCGCGAGGGCGGTCAATGTTCCTATCAAAGTTGAGACGGTGGCTGCGACCAATCCTAATACAATAGAATGCCAAAAAGCATCGAGCATCGCTTGGTTATTCAACAGCGACTCATACCACTTTAAGCTAAAGCCGCCCCAGTTATAGCCGACTTTTGACTTATTAAAGGACATGACAACTAAGACGATAATTGGCAAATACAGCATGGTATAAATGAGGCTAAGAAAGCCTTTAGCCGCGATACTGCCAATCTTAATAGACGATCTTTTTTTAGTTGCCGAGCTATTGAGTTGATGATTCAGTGAACTATCAGACATTAGGCCACCTCATTAAAGTCGGTCTTGCCAATGCGGCGACTACTGGCACGGTAGGCGAGTAATAGTACCGCCATTGCTAATGTCAATAGCACGCTGGCGGCTGCGCCAAATGGCCAGTCACGTGCATCCAAGAACTGGTTTTTGATGATATTGCCGACCAATAAATTGCGTGAGCCACCCAAAATGTCTGCGACGTAAAACATTCCCATCGCTGGCAGCAGCACCAATAATACCCCTGAGATAATACCAGGCGTCGTCAATGGTAATACGATATGCCAAAAAGTCTGGGTCTTTGATGCACCTAAGTCTTGTGATGCCAGTAGCATGTCATGGCGCAGATCGGTAAAGACCGCATACAACGGCAGCACCATAAATGGGAACAGTAAATACGTCAAACCAGCAATCACCGCCACTTGCGTGTATAAAATATCGATAGGAGTATCGATGATACCGACTGCCAGCAGCGATTTATTAATCAAACCGTTATTGGCAAACAGTAACTTGAGCGCATAAGTACGCACGAGCGAGTTGGTCCAAAATGGTAGGATTAACAGCATCATGAGTAGCGGTTGCCAACGGGTTTTGGCTTTGGCTATCAGCCAAGCAAAAGGGTAGCCAAGTAACAAGCAGATGATGGTTGTGATGCCTGCCATCCATAACGAGTGAATAAATACGCCAAAATATAGCGGATCAATCATGCGTATATAGCTGTCGATGCTGACAGGCAAGCTAATAAAAGCACTGCTATCACGGCTCAAAAAACTGACAGCGATGACTAAGATATTTGGCAATAGCGCAAATATCAATAACCAACCCCAAATCAGCCAGAGCGTTACGGTACGAAAAGGACTTTTGCTGCCTAAGCTATGACCTGCCATCAGCTAATATCCTTTTGAGTAGCTAAACTGGCAGCTTGATGATTGGCTTCATCATCAAGCGTACCGTCTTCTGGTAGTACCCACTCCCAGCCATCGACCCATGATACTTTGACACCTTCATTTAATTTGTAATCAAAGCTTGGATCATCCTCATCAAAGAATTCAGAGGCCTTAATAATGTGACCGTTTGCTAATTCAATAATCGAATCTAGGGTGCTACCTTTATAGTTGCTTTCAATCACTCGGCCGAGTAAGCCACCATGTTCTTTATCATTGGGGTCATAAATTCGCAAATCTTCAGGGCGTAGCAATAAATTAACGATATCGCCCACTTGTACATCGTTAGCAAAATCAGGACGGCGTAAATTGCGTAAGGTGGTCGGACCGTCTTGCGCTTGTGCTTCACAAACTTCGACTTCGATACGGCCATTGGTCACGCGACCGTCGCGATCTGGTTGGTTAGGATAAACGCCTCTGACTTCCGCTTTAAACAAGTTGGTCTCACCGATAAACTTGGCGGTAAATAAATTCGCCGGCGTTTCATAAATCTCAATAGGCGTACCGATTTGC encodes:
- the potC gene encoding spermidine/putrescine ABC transporter permease PotC, whose amino-acid sequence is MSDSSLNHQLNSSATKKRSSIKIGSIAAKGFLSLIYTMLYLPIIVLVVMSFNKSKVGYNWGGFSLKWYESLLNNQAMLDAFWHSIVLGLVAATVSTLIGTLTALALHRYNFRGKGLLNGLLFVLMMSPEIVLAISLLALFLLIGLQLGFVSLLLAHITFCLPFVVITVFARLSSLDERLMEAARDLGANESTMVRTVLIPVILPAVMAGWLLAFTLSLDDVVVSTFVTGPSYEILPLRIYSMVRVGLKPEVNAIGTILLVASLILVIISQLLLRRR
- the potB gene encoding spermidine/putrescine ABC transporter permease PotB, which encodes MAGHSLGSKSPFRTVTLWLIWGWLLIFALLPNILVIAVSFLSRDSSAFISLPVSIDSYIRMIDPLYFGVFIHSLWMAGITTIICLLLGYPFAWLIAKAKTRWQPLLMMLLILPFWTNSLVRTYALKLLFANNGLINKSLLAVGIIDTPIDILYTQVAVIAGLTYLLFPFMVLPLYAVFTDLRHDMLLASQDLGASKTQTFWHIVLPLTTPGIISGVLLVLLPAMGMFYVADILGGSRNLLVGNIIKNQFLDARDWPFGAAASVLLTLAMAVLLLAYRASSRRIGKTDFNEVA